A genomic stretch from Petrimonas mucosa includes:
- a CDS encoding IS3 family transposase, with protein sequence MIYLFIKEYNSKQWTIEVMCKVLKVPRSSYYRWLKDPEGKRKRKYMELDEKIRDAYFAAKGRNGSPRLAKDLQVSGIPVSRTTVACHMKEMGLRSKLSRRFKVTTDASHNYKVAPNLLNRRFNQNEPVKACVSDLTYIPCKDGFLYLTCVLDLFDRKLIGWSISDHMNASHTVVPAIRMANRNRPFGEGMIFHSDRGIQYACKQTVNLLKSLKLEQSMSGKGNCWDNAVAESFFKTFKSELVYGTKLKTREQMRLHVFEYIESWYNHKRRFSALGNLTIDEFWDQYNLKKESIKNVA encoded by the coding sequence TTGATCTATCTCTTTATAAAGGAATACAACTCGAAACAATGGACGATCGAGGTGATGTGTAAAGTATTGAAAGTCCCCAGGAGCAGTTATTACCGCTGGCTTAAAGATCCGGAGGGCAAACGTAAGCGCAAATATATGGAGTTGGACGAAAAGATCAGAGATGCCTATTTTGCTGCCAAAGGACGCAATGGAAGCCCCCGGCTGGCGAAGGATTTGCAGGTATCCGGAATTCCTGTTTCGAGAACCACAGTAGCATGCCATATGAAAGAAATGGGCTTGCGCAGCAAACTCTCGAGACGATTCAAAGTGACGACGGATGCCTCTCACAACTATAAGGTTGCTCCAAATCTGCTGAATCGCAGGTTTAATCAGAATGAGCCTGTAAAAGCGTGTGTCTCTGACCTGACCTATATTCCGTGTAAGGATGGATTTCTTTATCTGACCTGTGTGCTGGATCTTTTTGACCGCAAACTGATCGGATGGTCCATAAGCGATCATATGAATGCATCCCATACCGTAGTCCCTGCCATAAGGATGGCCAACAGGAACAGACCTTTTGGAGAAGGAATGATATTTCATTCTGACCGGGGCATCCAATATGCCTGCAAACAAACTGTAAACCTGTTGAAATCCTTGAAGCTGGAGCAAAGTATGAGTGGAAAGGGAAATTGTTGGGATAATGCAGTGGCTGAAAGCTTTTTCAAAACTTTCAAATCTGAATTGGTCTATGGTACCAAACTCAAAACAAGAGAGCAAATGCGCTTGCATGTATTTGAATATATTGAATCCTGGTATAATCATAAAAGGAGATTCTCAGCATTGGGTAACTTAACCATTGATGAATTTTGGGATCAGTATAATCTTAAAAAAGAATCAATTAAAAATGTCGCTTAA
- a CDS encoding metallophosphoesterase, with protein MQLFRKTCYILVLTTVVLGCQTSRGIVNRVEGDSPVRFGLVADIQYCDCDTRGSRYYRHSLQKLDECVDHLNREKVEFTVNLGDLVDRDTPHNLDSVLVKFKRHHTPVYHTTGNHDYGGIQDNGQLFRLLNMPDEYYSFKRGGWRFIMLNTNEIASYSNVVGTWRESELEEINKKLKELGHNPVEYNGGVSSRQLQWLQKLLVNAKKSGEKVIIFSHHPLDCVIGLTSCN; from the coding sequence ATGCAGTTATTCAGAAAAACTTGTTACATCCTGGTTTTGACGACTGTTGTTTTAGGTTGTCAAACCTCCAGAGGCATCGTCAACAGGGTTGAGGGAGATAGCCCTGTCAGATTTGGTCTTGTTGCAGACATTCAATACTGTGACTGTGATACACGAGGAAGCAGATACTACAGACATTCATTGCAAAAGCTGGACGAGTGTGTAGATCATCTGAATAGGGAAAAAGTAGAGTTTACGGTTAATCTGGGTGACCTGGTAGATAGGGATACCCCTCACAACTTGGATTCAGTACTCGTGAAATTTAAAAGACACCATACTCCGGTATATCATACAACCGGTAATCACGATTATGGGGGGATACAAGATAATGGTCAACTGTTCAGGTTATTGAACATGCCCGATGAATATTACTCTTTTAAGAGAGGTGGGTGGCGATTTATCATGCTGAATACAAATGAGATAGCGTCATACTCGAATGTGGTTGGCACATGGAGGGAGAGTGAATTGGAAGAGATCAATAAAAAACTCAAAGAGTTGGGTCACAATCCTGTAGAATACAACGGAGGTGTCAGTAGCCGCCAGTTACAATGGTTGCAAAAATTGTTGGTTAACGCTAAGAAATCGGGTGAGAAGGTAATCATATTTTCGCATCATCCTCTAGATTGTGTGATCGGTTTGACCTCATGTAACTAG
- a CDS encoding IS4 family transposase encodes MSKGKTKNLVGQPIFKQIVKMLPREQFDLLVQQCGSDRYYKTFFSWDQLIVMLFGIFSRCDSMGEVCDSMRVLEGKLNYLNMDCSPAKSTAGDALRDRSEELFKLYYFALIAYFRPLLSVSRKKDVSFEEFYAFDSSTFTLFSEVMKGVGRNRKDDGKKKGGLKVHMLTDIHADTAVFATISEAKMHDKKFLAHLNPAKGSMLVFDKAYNFYQQFADWTREGVNFVCRLKDNAKAQLQEVLFEKNLTKEEFGVYKIGHIHLEYKREKKPETLCLRLVYYKDEKGRKYKFITNNWEITPEEVALIYKYRWTIELTFKKLKQNFQLHFFYSETENGIKTQIWCTLIAHLLLNVVRVLSESKKAFSTIAALIRIHLISHLNLTWVVTEGRRAYTKRTKSRNKSPANVQMSLF; translated from the coding sequence ATGAGCAAAGGTAAGACAAAAAATTTAGTCGGTCAGCCGATTTTTAAACAAATTGTAAAAATGCTGCCACGCGAGCAGTTTGACTTATTGGTACAACAATGCGGTAGCGACCGTTATTATAAAACCTTTTTTTCATGGGATCAGCTAATTGTCATGCTATTCGGGATATTTTCACGCTGCGATTCGATGGGCGAAGTGTGCGACAGCATGCGAGTTTTGGAAGGCAAATTGAATTACCTGAATATGGACTGTTCGCCGGCTAAAAGCACTGCAGGCGATGCTTTGCGCGACAGAAGCGAAGAGCTTTTCAAGCTTTATTATTTTGCATTGATAGCTTATTTTCGTCCGCTTTTGTCGGTCAGCCGAAAAAAAGATGTGAGTTTTGAAGAATTCTACGCCTTTGATTCAAGCACATTCACTCTGTTTTCGGAAGTCATGAAGGGTGTTGGGCGCAACCGTAAAGATGACGGCAAGAAAAAAGGCGGGCTAAAAGTGCATATGCTGACCGACATACACGCCGACACGGCGGTTTTTGCCACTATCAGCGAAGCCAAAATGCATGACAAAAAGTTTCTGGCACATCTAAATCCGGCAAAAGGCAGTATGTTGGTTTTCGATAAAGCCTACAACTTTTATCAGCAGTTTGCCGATTGGACAAGGGAGGGCGTAAATTTCGTCTGCCGCCTGAAAGATAATGCCAAAGCCCAATTACAGGAGGTTCTTTTTGAAAAAAATCTCACAAAAGAAGAATTTGGCGTTTATAAGATAGGACACATTCATTTGGAGTATAAGCGAGAGAAGAAACCCGAAACGCTATGTCTTCGCTTGGTTTACTACAAAGACGAAAAAGGCAGAAAGTACAAGTTTATCACCAACAATTGGGAAATAACGCCCGAAGAGGTGGCTTTGATTTATAAATACCGCTGGACGATAGAGTTGACGTTCAAGAAACTGAAACAAAACTTTCAGTTGCATTTCTTTTACTCAGAAACAGAGAACGGAATAAAAACGCAAATCTGGTGTACGCTGATTGCACACTTGCTGTTGAACGTTGTAAGGGTTTTGTCCGAAAGCAAAAAAGCGTTTTCAACCATTGCTGCTTTGATCAGGATACACCTAATAAGCCATTTGAACTTAACATGGGTAGTAACCGAAGGACGCAGAGCCTACACTAAACGCACAAAAAGTAGAAATAAAAGTCCAGCAAACGTGCAGATGTCGTTGTTCTAA
- a CDS encoding IS5 family transposase, which yields MIRYKSSRQLSISEFKMPFEAKLDENNRWVILSKIVPWEEFARLYYKNFKSNRGAPTKDARLVLGVIIIKHIMKTDDRGVIEMIQENPYMQYFLGLEAFTYEQVMTPSLLVSIRKRIDLDVFESLTDDLIRKGLKLKAGANQEEADTVTKDDEDEDGDDHDDDPHPGNKGKLQMDATVCDADIKYPTDLDLLNESRQKAEELIDELCLKLGVQDKPRTYRRVARKEFLNVSKMKRKPAYVLRKAIRKQINYLKRDVRIINKMLDTIKDEPIPFERRQLKYFFVIQHLLEQQETMYKKKSHQVEDRIVSIHQPHVRPIVRGKAKAKTEFGAKINISLLDGYARVDHFDWDAFNEGQDLQSQVERFRKLTGKYPELVQVDKIYLTRENRRFLKEKRIRYTGEPLGRKPAKEIKSKYQKRKERREAAERNQVEGKFGQGKRGYGLNDIRARLSSTSRSWIGAIIFVMNLIRHMRDIPLPYFVSLLQKLMIVRNINIYPLGPQMKLCA from the coding sequence ATGATACGATACAAGAGCTCCAGGCAGCTTTCAATTTCAGAGTTCAAGATGCCCTTTGAGGCAAAACTGGATGAGAATAACCGGTGGGTTATTCTTTCAAAAATAGTTCCATGGGAAGAGTTCGCCCGGCTTTATTACAAGAACTTCAAAAGCAACCGGGGTGCCCCCACCAAAGATGCCAGGCTTGTGCTGGGAGTGATCATCATCAAACACATCATGAAGACGGACGATCGCGGGGTGATAGAGATGATCCAGGAGAATCCTTACATGCAGTATTTTCTTGGTCTCGAAGCTTTCACCTATGAACAGGTGATGACACCGTCACTGCTGGTCTCCATCAGAAAGCGAATCGACCTTGATGTCTTTGAATCATTGACGGACGACTTGATAAGAAAAGGGTTGAAGCTAAAAGCCGGGGCAAATCAAGAAGAGGCTGACACGGTTACGAAGGATGATGAAGATGAAGATGGAGATGATCATGATGACGATCCGCATCCGGGTAACAAGGGTAAGCTTCAAATGGACGCAACGGTCTGTGATGCGGACATTAAGTATCCCACAGACCTGGATTTGTTGAACGAAAGCCGTCAAAAGGCAGAAGAACTGATTGATGAACTGTGTTTGAAACTGGGAGTTCAGGATAAACCCCGCACATACAGGAGAGTAGCGCGCAAGGAGTTCCTGAATGTGTCGAAAATGAAGAGAAAACCTGCCTACGTGTTACGAAAAGCGATACGCAAGCAGATCAACTACCTGAAACGGGATGTACGGATTATTAACAAGATGCTGGACACCATAAAGGATGAACCGATTCCTTTCGAGAGGCGGCAACTGAAATATTTTTTTGTCATCCAGCATCTGCTGGAACAACAGGAGACAATGTACAAGAAGAAGAGCCATCAGGTAGAAGATCGCATCGTGAGCATTCATCAGCCACATGTTCGCCCCATCGTCCGTGGTAAAGCCAAGGCCAAGACGGAGTTTGGCGCCAAGATCAACATCAGCCTGCTGGATGGATATGCCAGGGTGGATCATTTTGACTGGGATGCCTTCAACGAGGGGCAGGATCTTCAGTCACAGGTTGAACGCTTCAGGAAGCTGACAGGGAAGTATCCGGAGCTGGTTCAGGTGGACAAGATATATCTTACCCGGGAGAACAGACGGTTCTTGAAAGAGAAAAGAATCCGCTACACCGGGGAACCACTGGGACGAAAGCCGGCAAAAGAGATCAAGAGCAAATACCAAAAACGTAAAGAGCGACGAGAGGCTGCAGAACGCAACCAGGTTGAAGGGAAGTTTGGTCAAGGCAAGCGTGGATATGGTTTAAATGATATCCGGGCCAGACTCTCCTCGACGTCAAGGAGTTGGATAGGGGCTATCATTTTTGTGATGAATCTGATCCGGCATATGAGGGATATTCCCTTACCTTATTTTGTCTCGTTACTACAGAAGTTAATGATAGTGAGAAATATAAACATTTATCCACTCGGGCCACAAATGAAATTGTGTGCCTGA
- a CDS encoding transposase gives MRKQRTHFDKAFKENAVKLSLERKNISELAQELGIAPFLLYRWRKEFQQKGEASFPGHGVQSLSEDTKRIAELEKRLGEAETERDILKKALSIISKRDR, from the coding sequence ATGAGAAAACAAAGGACACATTTTGACAAGGCATTCAAAGAGAATGCGGTCAAACTCAGTTTAGAACGCAAGAATATTTCCGAGCTTGCACAGGAATTGGGTATTGCCCCTTTTCTTTTATATCGTTGGCGGAAAGAGTTCCAGCAGAAAGGGGAAGCCAGTTTCCCCGGACACGGAGTCCAGTCATTAAGTGAAGACACCAAAAGGATTGCTGAACTGGAAAAACGTCTTGGTGAGGCTGAAACGGAGCGGGACATATTAAAAAAAGCTTTGAGCATCATCTCCAAGAGAGATCGTTGA
- a CDS encoding Ig-like domain-containing protein codes for MNRFLYRAFFIFVGLLIFSACADGPERDVEYTIYTTQSSIELLEGEEFQINASPTTQTFTYESTDKSVATVSSTGLVRGISDGTCFINITSSEGLSRSIPVDVEKLRLLEGIDVYNKSNLMSNDSISIILGQTMELAGNAIPSNYNEKVPFNLIWESSDEDIVTIDDRGKVTTVYFGKAEITVSVADKPSVKKVIPVEVMENPITSIQLEKELILRLNQKHTAEASPLPVNYAVRDSSLVWKSSDESVVKVMDGELEAVGTGTAVVTVSVKSDPTIFSDLTVVVALNPVTLDRTSWEIIDWNSCISEEPQYASLNRTPEKMLDGNLGTFWGSKWDAPKPLPYYFIFDMKKEYKIYSISITKPNDAWRGNIKNGYIEISNDNVNWTKLSDWSVPSNAPRSHSFIQDGSSARYIRFVISDAFEYDKPATGPASGARCDIAEFSVLGEE; via the coding sequence ATGAATAGATTTTTATATAGGGCATTTTTCATTTTCGTCGGTTTGTTGATCTTCTCAGCTTGTGCCGACGGACCGGAAAGAGATGTGGAATACACGATTTATACCACCCAGTCTTCAATTGAATTGTTAGAAGGTGAAGAATTTCAAATTAATGCAAGTCCAACGACTCAAACATTCACCTATGAATCGACCGACAAATCTGTGGCAACAGTCAGTTCAACAGGGTTAGTACGTGGAATCAGTGACGGTACATGCTTTATCAATATTACAAGCAGTGAAGGGTTGAGTAGGTCAATACCCGTAGATGTGGAAAAGCTTCGACTCCTTGAAGGGATTGATGTGTACAACAAATCCAATTTGATGTCGAATGACTCTATTTCAATTATATTAGGTCAAACTATGGAGTTGGCCGGAAATGCAATACCCTCTAATTACAATGAAAAAGTCCCATTCAACCTTATTTGGGAATCGTCGGACGAAGACATTGTAACAATCGATGATAGGGGTAAAGTTACAACTGTTTATTTTGGTAAAGCCGAAATTACGGTCAGCGTAGCAGATAAACCCTCCGTAAAGAAGGTTATACCTGTTGAAGTTATGGAGAATCCTATCACATCCATTCAGTTAGAAAAGGAATTGATTTTGAGATTAAATCAAAAACACACTGCGGAAGCCTCACCGTTACCTGTAAATTACGCTGTTAGAGATTCTTCTCTTGTTTGGAAATCCTCTGACGAATCGGTTGTGAAAGTGATGGATGGCGAATTAGAAGCGGTTGGCACAGGAACAGCTGTTGTTACTGTTTCAGTTAAAAGTGATCCTACCATATTTTCGGATTTAACTGTAGTCGTTGCACTGAATCCGGTTACTCTCGACCGTACAAGTTGGGAAATTATCGATTGGAACTCATGTATCTCTGAAGAGCCGCAATACGCATCACTTAACCGCACTCCGGAGAAAATGCTTGATGGAAACTTAGGTACTTTCTGGGGATCGAAGTGGGATGCTCCCAAGCCACTTCCCTATTACTTCATCTTCGACATGAAAAAAGAGTATAAGATCTACAGTATTAGTATTACTAAACCAAACGATGCCTGGAGAGGGAACATTAAAAACGGATATATAGAGATCAGTAATGACAATGTTAACTGGACAAAATTATCCGATTGGAGTGTGCCCAGCAATGCGCCACGTTCACACTCTTTCATCCAGGATGGATCTTCAGCTCGATATATCAGATTTGTTATCAGCGACGCATTTGAGTATGATAAACCGGCAACTGGTCCAGCAAGCGGAGCACGCTGTGATATAGCCGAATTTAGTGTGTTGGGTGAAGAATAA
- a CDS encoding S9 family peptidase — translation MVMATTGLILSCTPTEQKSDVDSKNLGEAIGKSKIKVENGIMTPEVLYSFGRIGSVEVSPDKSRVLYQVTYVDIKENKTNTELFVINTDGSDKKQLTVTNARESNPQWISNGKKIAFLSNESGSSQIWVMNPDGSGMKRITDVEEGIDGFIFSPDNKKVLFIKSVKSLETVKERYPDLPKASGRIVDDLMYKHWDSWVEQIPHVFLADVSDDKLTNIVDLLQDEPYEAPMLPFGGIEQLAWSPDGKTIAYTSRKKTGKEYALSTNSDIYFYDVESGKTTNMTEGMMGYDVNPQFSPDGTKLAWQSMERDGYESDKNRLFVMDLATGEKNYVTEHFDYNTDAFVWNTDNKTIYLVACVEAKTQLFSADIQSKEITPITKGKHDYATVALGNGKLIAKRHSMSQPDEIYAVELSNGQATEISFENKHILDQLTFGETEERWIKTTDGKEMLTWVVYPPNFDSTKSYPALLYCQGGPQNTVSQFWSYRWNLQLMAANGYIVVAPNRRGVPGFGQEWNEQISGDYGGQNMKDYLSAIDALAEEPFVDETRLGCTGASYGGFSVYWLAGNHEKRFKAFLSHAGIFNLEAQYLETEEMWFANWDMGGPYWDKTNATAQKTYATSPHRFVDRWDTPIMITHGEYDYRILASQGMMAFNAAQLRGIPSRMLIFPDENHWISKPQNGILFQREFFRWFDQWLKP, via the coding sequence ATGGTAATGGCAACGACCGGATTGATACTCTCCTGTACTCCCACCGAGCAGAAATCGGATGTCGATTCAAAAAACCTGGGGGAGGCTATCGGGAAGTCGAAGATAAAGGTTGAGAACGGGATAATGACTCCCGAAGTTCTCTATAGTTTCGGCCGTATCGGTAGTGTCGAGGTATCGCCCGACAAGTCAAGGGTACTCTATCAGGTTACCTATGTAGATATCAAAGAGAACAAGACCAATACCGAGCTCTTCGTGATAAATACCGACGGGAGCGACAAAAAGCAGTTGACGGTGACCAATGCAAGGGAGAGCAACCCGCAATGGATCTCGAACGGGAAGAAGATCGCGTTCCTGAGCAACGAAAGCGGATCGTCCCAGATCTGGGTGATGAACCCCGACGGGAGTGGCATGAAGAGAATCACCGATGTGGAGGAGGGGATAGACGGTTTTATCTTCTCTCCCGACAATAAAAAGGTGTTGTTTATCAAGAGTGTAAAGAGCTTGGAGACTGTAAAGGAGCGCTATCCCGACTTGCCTAAGGCATCTGGCCGGATCGTGGATGACCTGATGTACAAGCATTGGGACAGCTGGGTGGAACAGATACCACATGTCTTCCTGGCTGATGTCAGTGATGACAAGCTTACAAACATTGTCGACCTGCTTCAGGATGAGCCCTACGAAGCTCCCATGCTGCCGTTCGGGGGGATTGAGCAGCTGGCCTGGAGTCCCGACGGAAAGACCATCGCATACACCTCACGAAAGAAAACCGGCAAGGAGTATGCCCTTTCCACCAACTCCGACATCTATTTCTATGATGTGGAGAGCGGAAAGACAACCAACATGACCGAAGGGATGATGGGATACGATGTGAATCCCCAGTTCTCGCCCGACGGGACGAAACTCGCGTGGCAAAGCATGGAGAGGGACGGGTATGAGTCCGATAAGAACCGGCTGTTTGTAATGGATCTGGCAACGGGTGAAAAGAATTACGTGACGGAGCATTTCGATTACAACACCGATGCCTTCGTCTGGAATACCGATAACAAGACCATCTATCTGGTGGCCTGTGTCGAGGCCAAGACACAACTCTTCTCTGCCGATATCCAATCGAAGGAGATTACCCCCATCACCAAGGGTAAGCATGACTACGCTACGGTTGCCCTCGGGAACGGGAAACTGATCGCAAAACGCCATTCCATGTCGCAACCCGACGAGATATATGCCGTTGAACTCTCCAACGGACAAGCCACAGAAATATCGTTTGAGAACAAGCACATCCTGGATCAGTTGACTTTTGGTGAAACGGAAGAGCGCTGGATAAAAACTACCGACGGAAAAGAGATGCTTACCTGGGTAGTCTATCCGCCCAACTTCGATTCAACCAAGAGCTATCCGGCGCTGCTCTATTGCCAAGGTGGTCCCCAGAATACGGTAAGCCAGTTCTGGTCGTACCGTTGGAACCTGCAACTGATGGCAGCCAACGGCTATATTGTGGTGGCACCCAACCGGCGTGGAGTTCCCGGATTTGGTCAGGAGTGGAACGAACAGATCAGCGGGGATTACGGCGGCCAGAACATGAAAGATTACCTGTCGGCCATCGATGCTCTGGCCGAGGAGCCATTTGTCGACGAAACCCGTCTGGGTTGTACCGGAGCAAGTTACGGTGGTTTTTCCGTCTACTGGCTTGCGGGCAATCATGAGAAACGGTTCAAGGCGTTCCTGTCGCATGCTGGTATCTTCAACCTGGAGGCGCAGTATCTCGAAACTGAGGAGATGTGGTTTGCCAATTGGGATATGGGTGGTCCATATTGGGATAAGACCAATGCGACAGCACAAAAGACATATGCAACTTCGCCGCACCGTTTTGTGGACAGGTGGGATACTCCTATCATGATCACGCACGGTGAGTACGATTACCGGATCCTGGCTTCGCAGGGGATGATGGCATTCAATGCCGCGCAGCTCAGAGGTATTCCTTCACGGATGCTGATCTTTCCCGATGAGAACCACTGGATCTCCAAGCCGCAGAACGGCATCCTCTTCCAACGTGAATTTTTCCGTTGGTTTGATCAATGGTTGAAGCCATGA
- a CDS encoding 3-keto-disaccharide hydrolase: protein MRQLRIILALLLITVSCQVTESSSSRQAAKKDNNLFRLPKEEKREGFKVLFDGTSMSQWTSNTDEYVLENGCIVMYPKTGHGNLYTKQEFDNFILRFEFLLTPEANSGLGIRHKMISAPSGYDGMELQILDNEAPIYKELKPYQYHGSVYGWIPAKRGFLKPAGEWNSQEVIADGDNIKVILNGTVIVDGNLREATKDTPADKVPATLFYKKGHIAFLGHNSVVKFKNIRIKELKH, encoded by the coding sequence ATGAGACAGTTAAGAATAATTCTTGCATTATTGCTGATAACCGTCTCTTGTCAAGTGACTGAGAGCAGCAGTTCGAGACAGGCAGCAAAAAAAGATAATAATCTCTTTCGACTCCCGAAGGAAGAAAAGAGAGAGGGATTTAAGGTGCTATTCGACGGCACATCCATGTCGCAATGGACAAGCAATACGGATGAGTATGTTTTGGAAAACGGATGTATCGTGATGTATCCTAAAACCGGGCACGGTAATTTATATACAAAACAGGAGTTCGACAATTTTATTTTACGCTTTGAGTTTTTATTGACCCCCGAAGCGAATAGCGGATTGGGAATCCGTCATAAAATGATCAGTGCACCGAGCGGTTACGATGGCATGGAACTGCAGATCCTGGATAATGAGGCTCCAATCTATAAGGAGTTGAAGCCATACCAGTACCACGGATCGGTATATGGGTGGATACCTGCGAAACGGGGCTTTTTGAAACCTGCTGGGGAGTGGAATTCACAGGAGGTGATTGCGGATGGCGACAATATTAAAGTCATTTTGAACGGTACCGTAATTGTTGACGGCAATTTAAGAGAGGCAACCAAAGACACTCCCGCCGACAAGGTGCCGGCAACATTATTCTATAAGAAAGGGCATATCGCCTTTTTGGGACATAATTCTGTTGTCAAATTCAAAAATATCCGGATCAAGGAGTTAAAGCACTAA
- a CDS encoding ABC transporter ATP-binding protein, translated as MIKVEQVYKSFGDLQVLKGIDLEVNRGEIVSVVGPSGAGKTTLLMIMGTLEKADAGRILIDNNDLSRFGEKRLADFRNRNIGFVFQFHQLLPEFTALENVMIPALIGNVRQGVAEKKAKELLTIMGLSERMEHKPSELSGGEKQRVAVARALINDPVVVFADEPSGSLDTDNKAELHSLFFELRERLNQTFVVVTHDEQLASITDRTIHMMDGRIVEKITDQKSNSNKLNNL; from the coding sequence ATGATAAAGGTTGAACAGGTGTATAAAAGCTTCGGCGATCTTCAGGTGCTGAAGGGGATTGATCTGGAAGTGAACAGGGGGGAGATCGTATCGGTTGTGGGACCCAGCGGCGCAGGAAAAACGACGCTGCTGATGATAATGGGTACGCTCGAGAAAGCCGATGCGGGAAGGATACTGATCGACAATAACGATCTGAGCAGATTTGGAGAAAAGAGACTGGCCGACTTCCGCAACCGGAACATCGGGTTTGTTTTTCAGTTTCACCAGCTATTGCCGGAGTTCACTGCATTGGAGAACGTGATGATTCCGGCCCTGATAGGCAATGTCAGACAGGGTGTGGCCGAGAAAAAGGCGAAGGAGCTCCTGACAATCATGGGACTCAGTGAACGGATGGAACATAAGCCGTCGGAACTCTCCGGCGGAGAAAAACAGCGCGTGGCGGTGGCCCGTGCTCTGATCAACGATCCTGTGGTGGTGTTTGCCGATGAACCTTCAGGGAGTCTTGATACCGACAACAAGGCAGAGTTGCATTCGTTGTTTTTCGAGCTTCGTGAACGGCTGAACCAAACCTTTGTTGTGGTCACTCACGATGAGCAACTGGCTTCGATTACCGACCGGACCATACATATGATGGACGGAAGAATTGTGGAAAAGATCACGGATCAGAAATCAAACAGCAATAAATTAAATAATCTATGA
- a CDS encoding Gfo/Idh/MocA family protein: MAIGSVALSSTTSLFPSTGERLAKDVRRTVSANSNINIALIGKGGMGTSNTHTALSVQGVKLVGVCDLYDKRLKDAKAQWGNDLFTTKEYKEILSRKDVDAVIIATPDHWHQPIAIEAMNAGKHVYCEKPVIHKLNEGKALIEAQRKTGVKFQVGSQGMASLGNRAARLLVQQGVIGPVNFVDGQFTSAPGRLNAFTAPEDASEETIWWSRFLGNAPKKPFNPQHFFAWRNWKDYGTGIAGDLFVHVLSSIHYIMDAEGPEKVYTTGGLRHYTDGLRDTPDVMLGYFDYPDRNNLGAFTVQLGANYVDGVSKKWGSMDFKIVGSKGTLDVGWDKVVLKTMEDVNPKDLEVLEQLGQGMNAPEKISPREYVFHAEKGYKGGHYDHHFNFINGIRNNTPLTADVLFAVRTAAPALLSFESYLRKDAIQWDAQKLKIKK; the protein is encoded by the coding sequence ATGGCCATTGGCTCAGTAGCCCTTAGCTCTACAACGTCGTTATTTCCGTCGACAGGCGAAAGATTAGCGAAAGATGTGAGAAGAACGGTATCAGCCAACTCCAATATCAATATTGCCTTGATTGGTAAAGGAGGCATGGGTACCTCCAATACACATACGGCCTTATCGGTGCAGGGTGTGAAGCTTGTGGGTGTATGTGACTTGTACGATAAACGGTTGAAGGATGCCAAGGCTCAATGGGGAAATGATCTCTTCACCACAAAAGAATATAAGGAAATCCTATCCCGGAAAGATGTGGATGCCGTTATTATTGCCACCCCCGACCATTGGCATCAACCAATAGCCATTGAGGCGATGAATGCCGGAAAACATGTCTATTGCGAAAAGCCGGTTATCCATAAGTTGAACGAGGGCAAGGCGCTGATTGAAGCCCAAAGAAAAACCGGCGTTAAGTTTCAGGTCGGCAGCCAGGGAATGGCCTCGTTGGGGAACCGGGCAGCCCGGTTATTGGTGCAGCAGGGAGTAATCGGTCCCGTTAATTTTGTAGACGGCCAGTTCACCAGTGCACCCGGCCGGTTGAATGCTTTTACAGCTCCCGAAGATGCTTCCGAAGAAACAATCTGGTGGAGCCGCTTTTTGGGAAACGCGCCTAAAAAGCCGTTCAATCCCCAACATTTTTTTGCATGGCGTAACTGGAAAGATTACGGCACGGGCATAGCAGGCGACCTGTTTGTACATGTTCTGTCGAGTATTCATTACATCATGGATGCGGAAGGTCCCGAAAAGGTATATACAACCGGCGGATTACGTCATTACACCGATGGCCTGCGCGATACTCCCGATGTAATGCTAGGTTACTTTGATTATCCCGACAGAAATAACTTGGGGGCATTCACGGTTCAGTTGGGAGCCAATTATGTGGATGGCGTTTCGAAGAAATGGGGAAGTATGGATTTCAAGATTGTCGGTTCGAAAGGGACATTGGACGTAGGATGGGATAAAGTTGTGCTGAAGACAATGGAAGATGTGAACCCAAAAGATCTTGAAGTATTGGAGCAATTGGGACAGGGAATGAATGCCCCCGAGAAAATCTCCCCCCGGGAGTATGTCTTTCATGCCGAAAAGGGATATAAGGGAGGTCATTATGATCATCACTTTAACTTCATCAATGGTATCAGAAACAATACTCCATTGACTGCAGATGTGCTGTTTGCCGTCAGGACAGCAGCTCCTGCACTATTAAGTTTCGAAAGTTATCTACGAAAAGACGCAATTCAATGGGATGCCCAAAAACTCAAAATAAAGAAATGA